Proteins found in one Sorghum bicolor cultivar BTx623 chromosome 1, Sorghum_bicolor_NCBIv3, whole genome shotgun sequence genomic segment:
- the LOC8065684 gene encoding uncharacterized protein LOC8065684, with translation MACGGRGGTGWSSLPADLLLTVFALLPSDVDRIRFRAVCAGWGAAAAAWRPRPWLVGSVTDRSGRAAGAMSSFWLSPGGGLLPFAANVPPGLDYLSSSSHGYLALSDPRISPKAILLLNPLTGRRVHLPPIGFFSNWLDLTTVVLSADPATAAEWAAVAVGFPTTCLAYYSSATGAWARLDFRVPGYAGVEHYEGRFYVAFKSRICICEVDGDAPAVIPLEHVDADGDADASDDDDDDDDKLPGGGRRVVDTHLVECGGQLLLVSVHDDVVYNSDDDVVGMAGLAVDDGGNKGGDARAVEAHRVEWLGDGAVRLVRVVDIGLNNLFLGRNRAFALSGAEFPCCRANCIFLVDRQGQPDGVVRVLGMESQSARHEETICQDDGRQGPSSTGWARRGWFFPNY, from the coding sequence ATGGCGTGCGGCGGCAGGGGCGGCACGGGGTGGTCCTCGCTGCCGGCGGACCTGCTGCTCACCGTATTCGCCCTCCTCCCCTCCGACGTCGACCGCATCCGCTTCCGCGCCGTCTGCGCGGGCtggggcgccgccgcggccgcgtgGCGCCCGCGCCCCTGGCTCGTCGGATCCGTCACCGACCGCTCCGGCCGGGCCGCCGGCGCCATGTCGTCGTTCTGGCTCTCCCCCGGCGGCGGCCTCCTGCCCTTCGCCGCCAACGTGCCACCGGGGCTGGACTACCTCTCCTCGTCCTCCCACGGCTACCTCGCGCTCTCCGACCCCAGGATTAGCCCCAAGGCCATCCTCCTCCTCAACCCCTTGACCGGCCGGCGCGTCCACCTCCCGCCCATCGGCTTCTTCAGCAACTGGCTCGACCTGACCACCGTCGTGCTGTCGGCCGACCCCGCCACGGCCGCCGAGTGGGCCGCGGTGGCCGTCGGGTTCCCGACCACCTGCCTCGCCTACTACAGCTCCGCCACCGGGGCGTGGGCGCGGCTCGACTTCCGCGTGCCCGGCTACGCCGGCGTCGAGCACTACGAGGGGCGGTTCTACGTGGCCTTCAAGTCCCGGATCTGCATCTGCGAGGTCGACGGGGACGCGCCCGCGGTCATCCCGCTCGAGCACGTCGACGCGGACGGCGACGCCGACGCctcggacgacgacgacgacgacgacgacaagctCCCTGGCGGTGGGAGGCGCGTCGTCGACACGCACCTGGTGGAGTGCGGCGGCCAGCTGCTCCTCGTCTCGGTGCACGACGACGTCGTGTACAACtcggacgacgacgtcgtcggcATGGCGGGCCTCGCCGTGGACGACGGCGGCAACAAGGGCGGCGACGCGCGTGCGGTGGAGGCTCACAGGGTGGAGTGGCTCGGGGATGGGGCGGTGCGGCTGGTGCGCGTGGTGGACATCGGCTTGAACAATCTGTTCCTGGGGAGGAACCGCGCGTTCGCGCTCTCCGGCGCGGAGTTCCCCTGCTGCCGCGCCAACTGCATCTTCCTCGTCGACCGGCAGGGCCAGCCGGACGGGGTCGTCAGGGTGCTGGGCATGGAGAGCCAGTCGGCGCGCCACGAGGAGACCATCTGCCAGGACGACGGCCGGCAAGGACCCTCTTCGACCGGGTGGGCTCGCCGTGGCTGGTTCTTCCCCAACTATTAG